A genomic region of Nitrosomonas ureae contains the following coding sequences:
- a CDS encoding GmrSD restriction endonuclease domain-containing protein, with protein sequence MLKNIVLDALIAREDFEVKDETGGTTRNIGTVGTRDLEYDSFFFSALRKPDFQRETNEWDAKRIVSLIDSFISGDLIPAVILWRSAASYTFVIDGAHRLSALAAWINNDFGDGNISKQFYDGVIPEEQISAAEDTRKSVRKQIDLYSDYKLALKNPEKVEPHIAEKAKSLGALAIQVQWVEGDAKKAESSFFKINQQAAPIDKTELMLLQSRRKPAGIATRAILRSGKGHKYWSYYSPEVQNEIQDLAEEINEILFQPSLKNPIKTLDLPVGGKNFSSQGQSLILELVNKTNNVDNNNEKDDVDGNETVLYLKKCLKVIRCLNSVHSSSLGLHPAIYFYSKDGRHKPASFWAAIDFIQELEKTKSFSLFTKFREPFEQFIQQYDYIVQQVVRKHRSASAAYPYITKLYFVVLELLKKNIPVNELPKHILTNENFSYVTLSDQGLEEITSKDFSREKKSEVFIREAIESAIKCSICGGLLHKNSITIDHIKRKEDGGLGNPDNGQLTHPYCNSTYKN encoded by the coding sequence ATGCTGAAAAATATAGTGCTTGATGCTCTAATCGCAAGAGAAGACTTCGAAGTTAAAGATGAGACTGGCGGCACTACAAGGAATATTGGCACTGTCGGCACAAGAGATCTTGAGTACGACTCATTCTTTTTTAGTGCTCTTAGGAAACCTGATTTCCAAAGAGAAACAAATGAGTGGGATGCTAAGCGTATCGTTTCATTAATCGATAGTTTCATTTCTGGCGACCTAATTCCTGCGGTAATTCTTTGGCGCAGCGCTGCAAGCTACACTTTTGTAATTGATGGAGCTCACAGGCTTAGTGCTTTGGCTGCATGGATTAACAATGATTTTGGTGATGGAAATATTTCCAAACAGTTCTATGATGGAGTTATTCCAGAAGAGCAGATTTCTGCTGCTGAGGATACCAGGAAGTCTGTAAGAAAGCAGATTGACTTATATTCAGACTATAAATTGGCACTAAAAAACCCCGAGAAAGTTGAACCTCATATTGCGGAAAAGGCTAAATCACTTGGTGCCTTGGCAATCCAAGTACAATGGGTTGAAGGAGATGCAAAAAAAGCTGAAAGCTCGTTCTTCAAAATTAACCAACAAGCTGCACCTATTGATAAAACCGAGTTAATGTTGCTGCAATCAAGACGAAAGCCCGCTGGAATTGCGACAAGAGCTATTTTACGAAGTGGAAAGGGGCATAAGTATTGGTCATATTATTCACCTGAAGTACAGAATGAAATTCAAGATCTTGCAGAAGAAATAAATGAAATATTATTTCAACCTTCTTTAAAAAATCCTATTAAAACACTTGATTTACCAGTAGGAGGAAAAAATTTCTCATCACAGGGACAATCGTTAATTCTTGAACTAGTTAATAAAACTAACAATGTCGATAATAATAATGAAAAAGATGATGTGGATGGAAATGAAACCGTTTTATATCTTAAAAAGTGTTTAAAAGTTATTAGATGCTTAAATAGTGTGCACTCTTCCTCTTTGGGTCTTCACCCTGCAATTTATTTCTATTCAAAAGATGGTAGGCATAAGCCCGCATCTTTCTGGGCGGCCATAGATTTTATTCAAGAGCTCGAAAAAACAAAAAGCTTTAGTCTATTCACTAAATTCAGAGAGCCATTTGAACAGTTTATTCAACAGTATGATTATATTGTTCAGCAAGTTGTCAGAAAACATCGAAGCGCTTCAGCAGCTTATCCTTATATTACAAAACTATACTTTGTTGTTCTTGAGCTATTGAAAAAGAACATACCTGTTAACGAGCTTCCAAAACATATATTGACTAATGAAAATTTTTCTTATGTAACCTTAAGTGATCAAGGTTTAGAGGAAATTACAAGCAAGGATTTTTCAAGAGAAAAGAAGTCGGAGGTGTTCATTAGGGAAGCAATTGAAAGTGCTATTAAATGCTCAATATGCGGAGGACTTTTGCATAAAAATTCTATAACTATAGATCACATAAAAAGAAAAGAAGATGGTGGTCTTGGAAATCCAGATAATGGTCAATTAACTCACCCATACTGTAATTCAACATACAAAAATTAG
- the guaB gene encoding IMP dehydrogenase translates to MQLTQKALTFDDVLLIPAHSTVLPSDVSLATRLTRTISLNIPLISAAMDTVTEAPLAIALAQEGGIGIIHKNMPIEAQAAHVAQVKRFESGVVKDPITIHQNMTVREVLELIRRHKISGLPVVNGKKVVGIVTNRDLRFETNLDQAIKHIMTPKSRLVTVTEDTTREAVLGLLHKHRLERVLVVDDNFELCGLITVKDIIKTSEYPLASKDEQEQLRVGAAIGVGEGSEERALALAEAGVDVIVVDTAHGHSQSVLDRIAWVKKNLSSIQVIGGNVATAAAARAMADHGADAVKVGIGPGSICTTRIVAGVGIPQITAIHDVSEALKGSGIPMIADGGIRYSGDIAKALAAGADSVMLGGLFAGTAEASGEIELFQGRSYKSYRGMGSLSAMQQGSSDRYFQDQEHKNNDKLVPEGVEGRVPFKGSISAVIHQLMGGVRSSMGYLGCETIAVMHDKAEFVEITSAGIRESHVHDVQITKEAPNYHVK, encoded by the coding sequence ATGCAATTGACTCAAAAAGCGCTTACCTTTGATGATGTTCTCTTGATTCCGGCCCATTCGACGGTTCTTCCGAGCGATGTCAGTTTGGCGACACGATTGACACGCACCATCAGCTTGAATATCCCGCTTATCTCAGCCGCCATGGATACCGTGACGGAAGCGCCTTTGGCGATTGCTTTGGCGCAAGAAGGCGGTATCGGTATCATCCACAAAAATATGCCTATCGAGGCCCAGGCGGCGCATGTGGCGCAAGTCAAACGGTTTGAAAGCGGCGTAGTCAAAGATCCGATCACGATTCATCAGAACATGACTGTGCGCGAAGTGCTCGAACTGATACGGCGGCACAAAATATCCGGATTGCCGGTGGTGAACGGCAAAAAAGTCGTCGGTATCGTTACCAACCGGGATTTACGCTTTGAAACCAATCTTGATCAGGCCATCAAGCACATCATGACACCCAAAAGCCGTCTGGTGACGGTCACGGAAGATACAACGCGCGAAGCTGTGCTGGGATTGTTGCACAAACACCGTCTGGAACGCGTTCTAGTGGTCGATGACAACTTTGAACTGTGCGGGCTGATTACAGTGAAGGATATTATCAAAACTTCGGAATATCCGTTGGCCAGTAAAGATGAACAGGAACAGTTGCGGGTAGGCGCGGCTATCGGTGTTGGCGAGGGTAGTGAAGAACGCGCATTGGCATTGGCGGAAGCCGGTGTCGATGTCATTGTCGTTGATACTGCGCATGGTCATTCACAAAGCGTTCTGGATCGCATTGCCTGGGTTAAAAAGAATCTATCGTCGATTCAAGTGATCGGTGGAAATGTCGCGACAGCAGCAGCTGCCAGAGCGATGGCGGATCATGGCGCGGATGCGGTGAAAGTGGGTATCGGCCCCGGTTCCATTTGCACCACGCGCATTGTCGCGGGCGTGGGCATTCCGCAAATAACCGCTATTCATGACGTATCCGAAGCATTAAAGGGGAGCGGCATACCGATGATCGCCGATGGCGGTATCCGCTATTCGGGTGATATTGCCAAGGCACTGGCGGCCGGAGCAGATTCGGTGATGCTCGGTGGATTGTTTGCTGGAACTGCGGAAGCATCGGGCGAAATTGAATTGTTTCAAGGTCGTTCTTATAAAAGCTATCGCGGTATGGGCTCACTGTCAGCCATGCAGCAGGGCTCCAGTGATCGCTACTTCCAGGATCAGGAACATAAGAATAACGACAAACTGGTTCCTGAAGGCGTGGAAGGGCGTGTTCCATTCAAAGGGAGTATTTCTGCAGTCATTCATCAGTTGATGGGGGGGGTGCGTTCGAGCATGGGGTATTTGGGGTGTGAAACGATTGCGGTGATGCACGACAAAGCGGAGTTTGTCGAAATCACTTCAGCCGGCATCCGCGAATCCCATGTGCACGATGTTCAGATTACCAAAGAAGCTCCCAATTATCACGTCAAATAA
- a CDS encoding M20/M25/M40 family metallo-hydrolase, whose amino-acid sequence MQKSINLGIACIFIVGSLLCSMIASASASTFHHRMQIQLSPDTSEIRVQDRIKIPDQAREAKQSVQLEFFLHAGLTITDVQGATIRTDGNQAALKSRPISIRHYTVTLPPDQQTFTLQYQGKIHHALQGPGQEYSRSFGSTPGVISSEGVYLANSSAWYPQFGEALVSFHLDIQLPVDWDVVSQGTLLREQQTNTMQNIVWEEKQPQDDIYLVAGRYQRYTQSAGAVNALVYLRSADQALAQKYLDATAQYIAMYNKLIGPYPYSKFALVENFWESGYGMPSFTLLGPKVIRFPFILHSSYPHEILHNYWGNGVFVDYAKGNWAEGLTAYLADHLVNEQRGKGDEYRRDALQKYADFVSKEKDFPIIRFVSRHSASSEAVGYGKTMMFFHMLRQELGDEAFTRVLRQFYKQFKFKQATFADLLATFNATTNQDFSQQFEQWVHRAGAPDLVLRHAETEPTVQGFKLTLTIEQTQAGNPYRLKIPFSVTLENDDMAVESHILVDQRAQTIVLEFANRPVRIDLDPHFDVFRRLDSREIPSALSQGFGAEKPLLILPAREHPSILAAYRNLATNWQKTQSSPLEVITDDKLRTLPANRTVWIMGWQNKFTDAVTQTLADRGVTHQNKQLQLNQKNYPQADHAVVLTTRQPSHADKTLLWAAADNPKAIAELANKLPHYRKYSYLVFKGDELTNIDKGQWPITQSPLSLPVQQKDGYVLHAAQTTHAGITKPRRALAELPPAFSESRMMADIHHLAHESYKGRELGTPELDEAATYIAKHFQQIGLLPGGDSGSFFQTWQQDVGLPKGNVALRNVVGILPGTNPQLAGHSLVIGAHYDHLGTGWPDVRAAHQGKIHHGADDNASGVAVMLELARQVVGKWQPERTVIFVAFTGEEADLLGSKHYVRNNESFPAEKIIAMLNLDTVGRLENNPVTIFGTGTARELVHIFRGAGFVTGIPINAVQDDFGSSDQAAFIQAGIPAVQFFASAHEDYHAPGDTTDKIDAAGLVKVAAILKEATEYLANRIEPLTVTLSSAPAPATESSEPKEKRTASLGTVPDFSYPGEGVRIDNTLPDSPAQQAGLQQGDILIQLAGQPVSDLTSYAAILRSLKAGEKVELQFRRDDAVIVAEVVLVER is encoded by the coding sequence ATGCAAAAATCAATTAACCTCGGCATCGCATGTATTTTTATTGTTGGCAGCCTGTTATGCAGCATGATCGCGTCCGCGAGCGCTTCAACTTTCCATCACCGGATGCAAATCCAATTGTCGCCGGATACTTCGGAGATTCGTGTTCAGGATCGGATTAAAATCCCTGATCAGGCACGTGAGGCAAAACAATCGGTGCAGCTTGAATTCTTTCTCCATGCGGGCTTGACGATTACTGATGTGCAGGGAGCGACAATCAGGACGGATGGCAATCAAGCCGCCTTGAAATCCCGTCCCATTTCAATCCGCCATTACACGGTTACATTACCGCCGGATCAGCAAACCTTCACGCTGCAATACCAGGGCAAGATCCACCACGCGCTTCAAGGGCCGGGACAGGAATATTCGCGCAGTTTCGGTTCCACACCGGGTGTGATTTCATCGGAAGGTGTGTATCTGGCCAATTCCAGCGCATGGTATCCGCAGTTTGGTGAGGCCTTGGTATCGTTCCACTTGGATATTCAATTGCCGGTTGATTGGGATGTGGTAAGCCAGGGCACGTTATTGCGCGAGCAGCAAACGAATACGATGCAAAATATCGTGTGGGAGGAAAAACAGCCGCAAGATGATATCTATCTCGTCGCCGGGCGCTATCAGCGTTACACGCAATCCGCCGGCGCGGTGAATGCCTTAGTTTATCTACGCAGCGCCGATCAAGCATTGGCGCAAAAGTACCTGGATGCAACCGCGCAATACATCGCCATGTACAATAAACTGATCGGTCCGTATCCATATAGCAAATTCGCGCTGGTTGAAAATTTTTGGGAAAGTGGTTACGGCATGCCGTCGTTCACGCTGCTCGGCCCCAAAGTGATTCGTTTTCCGTTCATTTTGCATTCGTCGTATCCGCATGAAATTCTGCATAATTACTGGGGCAACGGTGTGTTCGTCGATTACGCCAAAGGCAATTGGGCGGAAGGATTAACCGCTTATCTCGCCGACCATCTGGTCAACGAGCAACGCGGCAAAGGCGATGAATACCGCCGTGATGCCCTGCAAAAGTACGCGGATTTTGTCAGCAAGGAGAAAGATTTTCCAATCATCCGCTTTGTATCGCGCCATAGCGCCAGCTCGGAAGCGGTGGGATATGGAAAAACCATGATGTTTTTCCATATGCTACGCCAGGAATTGGGCGACGAAGCTTTCACACGCGTATTGCGGCAATTTTATAAGCAGTTCAAATTCAAACAGGCAACTTTTGCAGATTTGCTCGCAACATTCAACGCAACCACCAATCAGGATTTTTCGCAGCAATTCGAGCAGTGGGTACATCGCGCCGGTGCACCGGATCTGGTGCTGCGGCATGCGGAAACCGAGCCTACTGTACAGGGATTCAAGCTCACTTTAACGATCGAACAAACCCAAGCGGGCAATCCATACCGATTGAAAATACCGTTCTCCGTCACGCTGGAGAATGATGACATGGCAGTGGAATCGCATATTCTCGTCGACCAGCGCGCACAAACCATCGTCCTGGAATTTGCCAACCGTCCGGTGCGCATCGACCTTGATCCGCATTTCGATGTATTCCGGCGTCTGGATAGCCGTGAAATTCCCTCGGCGTTATCGCAAGGTTTTGGTGCGGAAAAACCCTTGCTGATTTTGCCCGCACGGGAACATCCGTCTATTTTGGCAGCGTACCGCAACCTGGCCACGAACTGGCAGAAAACGCAATCGAGTCCTCTGGAAGTCATCACCGACGATAAACTGCGAACGTTACCTGCAAACCGTACCGTCTGGATCATGGGATGGCAGAACAAGTTTACCGATGCCGTTACCCAAACTTTGGCGGATCGCGGTGTTACCCATCAGAACAAGCAATTGCAGCTGAATCAAAAAAACTATCCGCAGGCGGATCATGCGGTAGTGCTGACAACCCGGCAACCATCCCATGCGGATAAAACCTTGCTATGGGCCGCTGCCGATAATCCCAAGGCAATTGCCGAATTGGCCAATAAATTACCGCACTACCGCAAATACAGCTATCTGGTGTTTAAAGGCGACGAGCTGACCAATATCGACAAGGGCCAATGGCCGATCACGCAATCGCCGCTCTCACTACCCGTGCAGCAAAAAGACGGCTACGTTCTTCATGCCGCACAGACCACGCATGCCGGTATTACCAAGCCCCGCCGCGCATTGGCGGAACTGCCGCCGGCATTTTCCGAAAGCCGCATGATGGCGGATATTCATCATCTGGCACATGAATCGTACAAAGGCCGCGAACTCGGCACGCCGGAATTGGATGAAGCGGCCACTTATATCGCCAAGCATTTTCAGCAAATTGGCTTGTTGCCGGGCGGCGATAGCGGCAGTTTTTTCCAGACCTGGCAGCAGGATGTCGGTTTACCGAAAGGCAACGTTGCCTTGCGTAACGTTGTCGGCATTCTACCCGGCACCAACCCGCAGCTCGCCGGGCACAGCCTGGTGATCGGTGCGCATTACGATCATCTTGGTACCGGCTGGCCGGACGTGCGCGCCGCGCATCAAGGCAAAATTCATCACGGCGCGGACGACAACGCCAGCGGCGTCGCGGTAATGCTGGAACTGGCGCGTCAAGTGGTTGGCAAATGGCAGCCGGAACGCACCGTCATTTTTGTCGCGTTTACTGGCGAAGAAGCGGATTTGCTCGGCTCCAAGCATTATGTCCGTAACAACGAATCATTCCCGGCCGAGAAAATCATCGCGATGCTCAATCTCGATACCGTCGGGCGGCTTGAAAACAATCCGGTCACGATATTTGGCACCGGCACCGCGCGTGAGCTGGTGCACATTTTCCGTGGCGCGGGATTTGTCACCGGCATCCCGATCAACGCGGTGCAGGATGATTTCGGTTCCAGCGACCAGGCCGCATTTATCCAGGCGGGTATTCCGGCAGTACAATTTTTCGCCAGTGCACACGAGGATTACCATGCCCCTGGAGACACCACCGATAAAATCGACGCCGCCGGATTGGTCAAAGTCGCCGCAATTCTCAAGGAAGCCACCGAATACCTCGCCAACCGCATCGAACCATTGACGGTTACGTTATCATCAGCCCCCGCACCAGCAACCGAATCCAGTGAACCTAAAGAAAAACGCACCGCCAGCCTCGGCACCGTCCCTGATTTCTCCTACCCAGGCGAAGGTGTGCGCATCGACAACACCCTCCCCGACTCCCCGGCACAACAAGCCGGACTGCAACAAGGCGACATTTTGATTCAACTGGCTGGGCAACCAGTTAGCGATTTGACATCGTATGCGGCGATTTTGCGCTCACTGAAAGCGGGGGAGAAAGTGGAATTGCAGTTTCGGAGAGATGATGCGGTAATAGTGGCTGAAGTGGTGTTGGTGGAACGTTAG
- a CDS encoding DUF4124 domain-containing protein, translated as MRIVVFTVTILLFSASVSAQIYKWVDETGKIHYTDQPPPPHVNTKEQQLNINTAPAAGSHPGNPSNALSDEREEFEKRRKQRQENEAKDQAQAEINKKKCTEAQTQLRMYADSPRLTIPDGAGGIVYVDDDLRQRRIDDANKAIATFCR; from the coding sequence ATGAGAATTGTTGTATTTACTGTGACTATCTTGCTATTTAGCGCTTCAGTCAGTGCACAGATTTACAAATGGGTGGATGAAACCGGCAAAATACATTACACCGACCAACCCCCTCCTCCTCATGTGAATACAAAAGAACAGCAATTAAATATCAACACAGCACCGGCGGCCGGCAGCCACCCAGGCAACCCATCAAATGCCTTATCTGATGAGCGGGAAGAATTTGAGAAACGCAGAAAGCAAAGACAAGAGAACGAAGCGAAAGACCAGGCACAAGCTGAAATAAACAAAAAAAAATGCACGGAGGCTCAGACTCAACTTAGAATGTACGCTGACTCACCCCGCCTGACGATTCCAGATGGTGCGGGTGGAATTGTCTATGTGGATGATGATCTGCGGCAAAGGAGAATTGATGACGCGAATAAAGCAATCGCCACATTCTGTAGATAA
- a CDS encoding TolB family protein — MRNFIQITFCSLLLVLVFLTTAHAGAFDFITNEHQLSVKEKRAGEAYYRADSKWMIYQAEVADDNPFYQIFLKNINSGAVQQVSPGTGKTTCAWVHPVQEKVLFSSTHEDAEAKAKMVAEIERRKSGEQRSYSWDYDEFYDIYETDFSGKNIRNLTNTLGYDAEASWSPDGKLIAFASNRRAYSDELSAEEAALFKVNPASMIDIYIMNADGSNVKRLTHTQSYDGGPFFSPDGKRIVWRRFSESGREAEIFTMNIDGTDQKQITRLNVMSWAPFYHPSGKYIIFATNLHGHRNFELYIVDADGQKEPVRVTDMEGFDGLPVFTPDGNHITWTSDRTPEKKGLLFHGEWNHARALESLSLK, encoded by the coding sequence ATGAGAAATTTTATACAAATAACATTTTGCAGTTTGTTGTTAGTCTTGGTTTTTCTGACAACAGCCCATGCCGGTGCATTTGATTTCATCACCAACGAACACCAGCTTTCCGTCAAGGAAAAACGCGCCGGGGAGGCGTATTACCGCGCGGATTCGAAGTGGATGATTTACCAGGCGGAAGTGGCGGATGATAATCCGTTTTATCAGATTTTTCTGAAAAATATTAACAGCGGTGCAGTGCAGCAGGTGTCTCCAGGCACTGGCAAAACCACATGTGCGTGGGTTCATCCGGTGCAGGAGAAAGTATTGTTCTCCTCGACTCACGAGGATGCGGAAGCCAAAGCCAAGATGGTTGCAGAGATCGAGCGCCGCAAATCAGGGGAACAAAGATCATATTCATGGGATTATGATGAGTTTTATGATATTTACGAAACCGATTTTTCCGGGAAAAACATACGGAATCTGACCAACACGCTGGGTTACGATGCCGAAGCGTCATGGTCGCCGGACGGTAAGCTGATCGCATTCGCATCAAATCGCCGTGCGTATAGTGATGAATTATCGGCGGAAGAAGCGGCATTGTTCAAAGTCAATCCGGCTTCGATGATCGATATTTATATCATGAACGCCGATGGTTCCAACGTCAAAAGGCTGACGCACACACAAAGTTACGATGGGGGTCCATTCTTCAGTCCCGACGGAAAACGGATCGTGTGGCGGCGTTTCTCGGAAAGCGGTCGCGAGGCGGAGATTTTCACCATGAACATCGATGGTACCGATCAAAAACAGATCACGCGCCTGAATGTCATGTCGTGGGCGCCTTTTTATCATCCTTCCGGCAAGTACATTATTTTTGCGACTAATTTACATGGGCACCGCAATTTTGAATTGTATATTGTCGATGCCGACGGGCAGAAAGAACCTGTTCGTGTGACCGATATGGAAGGTTTCGACGGTTTGCCGGTGTTCACGCCGGATGGTAATCATATCACCTGGACCAGTGATCGCACCCCGGAGAAAAAGGGCCTGTTGTTTCATGGTGAATGGAATCACGCAAGAGCACTGGAAAGTCTTTCATTGAAATAG
- a CDS encoding FimV family protein, which translates to MVATIGKLIAVFLFLLTGTSVSAEVPVSYSESGSNSSSRTGVSQQENLRPGMLWQIRPGEDILQIARLIFPDNTHARNNLVRAIIQSNPEHFPGGIYRPIPAGTTLHIPDLRTISAYAKPATQSRHNRSKKNPSQRESQETTQESSQYPPKDHQRTLNLIAQLEQISDGEANQLNLLTRHVESMETQIAAIQTLLLLKAAIAQEKQIENVEFIAEIEQEPEIVTMIQPEDNPSQINTTISTAEDIVQPIENSPPWSDFNAVSLDDDLFSDPTFLFGILLTLLIILMMLRSHKKIKERFMRPPDESLTSARHRYAEVLLQHAEKIAQSTENSPDRRDQTTSAPPAFIEQETPEAAIELLQKQLATNQHDIPTWLILFEALYKSNNRRDFKKNARRFKRMKIFPDIWRQIQALGHRLEPNESLYFDEQKRREKFFSDTSQVS; encoded by the coding sequence ATGGTCGCAACTATTGGCAAATTAATTGCTGTTTTTCTTTTCTTGCTAACAGGTACTTCAGTTTCGGCTGAAGTACCTGTTTCATATTCTGAATCGGGTAGCAATTCGTCCAGCCGTACGGGTGTGTCCCAACAAGAAAACTTAAGACCTGGAATGTTATGGCAAATTCGACCGGGCGAAGATATTTTGCAGATTGCCCGTTTGATATTTCCTGACAATACCCATGCCCGCAATAACCTTGTCCGCGCTATTATACAGAGCAACCCGGAACATTTTCCGGGTGGCATATATCGACCTATACCAGCCGGAACAACGCTCCACATCCCGGATTTAAGAACGATCAGCGCCTATGCAAAACCTGCAACCCAATCACGACACAATAGATCGAAAAAGAATCCATCCCAACGCGAATCGCAAGAAACAACTCAAGAGTCCTCTCAGTACCCGCCTAAAGATCATCAACGGACACTCAATCTGATTGCACAACTCGAACAAATTTCTGATGGCGAGGCTAATCAACTCAATCTGCTTACCCGGCACGTTGAATCGATGGAAACGCAGATTGCCGCAATACAAACGCTGTTGTTATTGAAAGCTGCAATCGCGCAGGAAAAACAAATCGAAAACGTTGAATTCATTGCAGAGATTGAGCAAGAACCCGAAATAGTTACAATGATACAGCCGGAAGACAACCCTTCTCAGATCAATACCACTATTAGTACGGCGGAAGACATCGTGCAGCCGATTGAAAATTCGCCCCCCTGGAGTGACTTCAATGCGGTTTCATTAGATGATGACTTATTTTCGGATCCCACTTTTCTTTTTGGCATTTTACTGACTTTATTGATTATCCTTATGATGTTACGCAGCCATAAAAAGATTAAAGAGAGATTTATGCGCCCCCCGGATGAATCATTGACGAGCGCACGGCATCGTTATGCAGAAGTCTTACTGCAGCATGCTGAAAAAATCGCTCAATCAACAGAAAATTCTCCTGATAGGCGCGATCAGACAACATCGGCGCCCCCTGCATTCATCGAACAGGAAACACCCGAAGCTGCGATTGAATTATTACAAAAACAATTGGCAACCAATCAGCATGACATACCGACCTGGTTGATATTATTCGAAGCATTATACAAATCAAACAATCGACGGGATTTCAAGAAAAACGCACGGCGTTTTAAGCGAATGAAAATATTTCCTGATATATGGCGGCAAATTCAGGCTCTGGGACATCGGCTCGAACCCAATGAATCGCTTTATTTTGATGAACAAAAACGCCGAGAAAAGTTTTTTTCTGATACATCGCAAGTCAGCTAA
- the guaA gene encoding glutamine-hydrolyzing GMP synthase → MHQKILILDFGSQYTQLIARRVRETNVYCELHPYDVDAEFIKTFAPEGIILSGGPASVIEDETPRAPQVVFELGVPVLGICYGMQTMAAQLGGSVESASVREFGYAEIQTTQHGLLFQDIKDRVSVDGSNILDVWMSHGDAVITLPQGFEVMAYNAATPIAAMADDKRRFYGIQFHPEVTHTPQGKTMIDRFVHDICGLGRDWTMPDYVEEAIGRIRAAVGSDQVILGLSGGVDSSVAAALIHRAIGDQLTCVFVDNGLLRANEAKQVRETFAGNLAVKVIHIDASRDFYRSLTGISDPETKRKIIGREFVEVFQRESAKINDAKWLAQGTIYPDVIESAGGKTKKAHTIKSHHNVGGLPETLHLKLLEPLRELFKDEVRELGLVLGLPRDMVFRHPFPGPGLGVRILGEVKYEYAELLRQADQIFIEELQHSGWYEKTSQAFAVFLPVKSVGVMGDGRTYEYVIALRAVQTQDFMTANWAELPYSLLSKVSNRIINEIRGINRVVYDISGKPPATIEWE, encoded by the coding sequence ATGCATCAAAAAATCCTGATCCTGGACTTCGGTTCCCAATATACACAGCTGATTGCCCGTCGTGTCCGCGAAACGAATGTGTATTGCGAATTGCATCCCTATGATGTCGATGCGGAATTTATCAAGACTTTTGCGCCTGAAGGTATCATTCTCTCCGGGGGGCCCGCCTCGGTTATCGAAGACGAAACGCCGCGTGCGCCACAAGTTGTATTTGAGCTGGGTGTACCGGTACTGGGCATCTGTTATGGCATGCAAACCATGGCGGCACAGTTGGGCGGTTCGGTGGAGAGTGCCTCGGTGCGCGAATTCGGTTATGCGGAGATACAGACAACGCAGCATGGCCTATTGTTTCAGGATATTAAAGATCGAGTCAGCGTGGACGGAAGCAATATTCTGGATGTCTGGATGAGCCATGGTGATGCTGTGATTACGTTACCGCAAGGGTTTGAGGTTATGGCGTATAACGCTGCCACGCCTATTGCCGCCATGGCGGACGATAAGCGTCGCTTCTACGGCATTCAATTTCATCCCGAAGTTACGCATACGCCGCAAGGAAAAACGATGATTGACCGGTTTGTGCATGACATTTGCGGCCTGGGGCGCGACTGGACCATGCCGGACTATGTCGAGGAAGCGATTGGCAGAATCCGTGCTGCGGTTGGCAGTGACCAGGTTATTCTGGGATTATCCGGCGGGGTCGATTCATCGGTGGCAGCGGCGCTAATTCATCGTGCCATTGGCGATCAATTGACTTGCGTATTTGTCGACAATGGCTTGCTGCGTGCTAATGAAGCCAAGCAGGTGAGAGAAACCTTTGCCGGAAACCTGGCGGTTAAAGTGATTCATATCGATGCCAGCCGTGATTTCTATCGCAGTCTCACCGGTATCAGCGATCCGGAAACCAAACGCAAGATTATCGGGCGCGAATTTGTCGAGGTATTTCAGCGTGAATCGGCAAAAATCAATGATGCCAAGTGGCTGGCACAAGGCACGATTTATCCCGATGTGATCGAATCAGCCGGTGGCAAAACTAAGAAAGCGCATACGATCAAATCCCATCACAATGTCGGAGGATTGCCGGAGACATTGCATCTGAAATTGCTCGAGCCGCTGCGGGAATTATTTAAGGATGAAGTGCGCGAGCTTGGATTGGTACTGGGCTTGCCGCGTGATATGGTATTTCGTCATCCATTTCCAGGACCTGGGTTGGGCGTGCGCATTTTGGGCGAAGTCAAATACGAGTATGCTGAACTGCTCAGGCAAGCCGATCAAATTTTTATTGAAGAATTGCAACATTCCGGCTGGTACGAAAAAACCTCACAAGCCTTTGCGGTTTTTTTGCCGGTCAAATCCGTCGGCGTGATGGGGGACGGACGCACTTACGAATACGTGATTGCATTGCGAGCTGTGCAAACCCAGGATTTTATGACCGCTAACTGGGCGGAATTGCCGTATTCGCTACTCAGCAAGGTTTCCAATCGTATTATCAATGAAATTCGCGGCATTAACCGTGTTGTTTACGATATCTCCGGTAAACCCCCGGCCACGATTGAATGGGAATAG